The proteins below are encoded in one region of Sebastes fasciatus isolate fSebFas1 chromosome 16, fSebFas1.pri, whole genome shotgun sequence:
- the LOC141752655 gene encoding uncharacterized protein LOC141752655, with protein sequence MDNMDEYIWQRRVHHGVRYQKSAVPFPESVGLGLEFNAALDRKDKLDLCLLTNGVMLELCDFAKTVTKSEKYFLFEMMEFNFDLGVDADSEQQRYDYATHAHGKIRLLKDQIKMKPQRLKETFPLPDINVQTAPGGAEQPGRYCPQRNKMADSSVLTGGGQSSQSERSGVELKLTPGAYPFCKDLGVTLVVGPGAAPPQKLDRDLMTSGVMLELLHFSRELCGTHTGLVHALLKINFGYEVDKALLRSQVTKLMDRKYACDCLTAEDRDAFRKEAFKGPAQNREPKPRKRKEPDADYQEVEMASKRRETARLRDAEDKDVSQDGELSYMCPLDCETEMLSDSEDGPEPTALEMQDVKEEEEEELVSAVQPQIIDRGRVRPKSLKEVSDLFSEDGTEDASVKTQKQKLWRRRAPRSKQILTSRRVNDLFARCRERGLDFNVASASRQSLDLQLLTNCVMWEVYKFASAMTKSLRSFLFEILNNNFNLVLHGEQHERNFIFYMITKERSLQTHPERHGDDFLSRPFQFPEVYNMVDVTGDFQTGQEVEAERQTAVDPPADLDPHPFCRKLDLNLWALEERPASQKLDVTALTIGAGLEVFAFVRQLCGSVRATVNDVLEHNFDVDLQSGETEASQVIQRWYATQKSLMKRLTAAPKVRRWLNMVVPLNAHAQLHPPPPDANGPEDALLPEDGETEMDAFNGDLETKETEETEETEETKETEETEETEETEETEETAVNSYQICEGIGLELDVISKRGARTKLAPGVLTRGVLLEMHRYVEQNCNRYVPALYEILDYNFDLSSQSHRKVEFAWAVAAQVIAIAGKTSRKGRYMDRAVELPVQVQVSQSSRVKEEPEDGFTEPDLDDLDDLNDNNDVVFVRELKPVDIEVEID encoded by the coding sequence atggacaacatggaCGAGTACATCTGGCAGCGCCGCGTCCACCACGGCGTCCGGTACCAGAAGAGCGCCGTCCCGTTCCCGGAGTCGGTGGGACTGGGTCTGGAGTTCAACGCGGCGCTGGACAGGAAGGACAAGTTGGACTTGTGCCTGCTGACCAACGGCGTGATGCTGGAGCTCTGCGACTTTGCCAAAACCGTGACCAAGTCCGAGAAGTATTTCCTGTTCGAGATGATGGagttcaactttgacctcggcGTGGACGCCGACAGCGAGCAGCAGCGCTACGACTACGCTACGCACGCTCACGGTAAGATCCGGCTGCTGAAGGACCAGATCAAGATGAAACCTCAGAGACTGAAAGAGACATTTCCTCTCCCGGATATCAACGTTCAAACGGCGCCCGGCGGGGCGGAGCAGCCGGGACGCTACTGCCCTCAAAGGAACAAGATGGCGGATAGTTCGGTCCTCACCGGCGGCGGCCAGAGCAGCCAATCGGAGCGGAGCGGAGTGGAGTTGAAGCTGACGCCCGGCGCCTACCCGTTCTGTAAAGACCTCGGCGTGACTCTGGTGGTCGGACCGGGCGCCGCCCCCCCACAGAAACTAGACCGGGACCTGATGACCAGCGGCGTGATGCTGGAGCTGCTCCACTTCTCCAGAGAGCTCTGTGGGACGCACACGGGCCTCGTGCACGCCCTGCTGAAGATCAACTTCGGTTACGAGGTGGACAAAGCGCTGCTCCGCTCGCAGGTCACCAAGCTGATGGACAGGAAGTACGCCTGCGACTGCCTGACCGCCGAGGACCGGGACGCCTTCAGGAAGGAGGCGTTCAAAGGCCCGGCACAGAATCGGGAACCCAAGCCCAGGAAGAGGAAAGAGCCCGACGCAGACTACCAGGAAGTGGAGATGGCGAGTAAGAGAAGGGAGACGGCGAGGCTCCGGGACGCCGAGGACAAAGACGTAAGTCAGGACGGCGAGCTGTCCTACATGTGTCCACTTGACTGTGAGACAGAAATGCTGTCGGACTCAGAGGACGGACCGGAACCGACCGCGTTAGAAATGCAGGAtgtgaaggaggaagaggaggaggagctcgtCTCGGCGGTTCAGCCTCAGATCATCGACCGCGGCAGAGTCCGTCCAAAGTCTCTGAAAGAAGTCTCCGACCTGTTCTCAGAGGACGGAACCGAGGACGCGAGTGTAAAAACCCAGAAGCAGAAGCTGTGGAGGAGACGAGCTCCTCGCTCTAAACAGATCCTGACGTCCCGCCGGGTCAACGACCTGTTCGCCCGCTGCAGAGAGCGAGGGCTGGACTTCAACGTGGCGTCCGCCAGCAGACAGAGTCTGGACCTGCAGCTGCTCACCAACTGCGTCATGTGGGAGGTTTATAAGTTTGCGTCTGCGATGACGAAGAGTTTACGCAGCTTCCTGTTTGAGATCCTGAACAACAACTTTAACCTCGTCCTCCACGGCGAGCAGCACGAACGCAACTTCATCTTCTACATGATCACCAAAGAGAGGAGCCTCCAGACGCACCCCGAGAGACACGGAGACGACTTCCTCAGCCGGCCCTTCCAGTTCCCCGAGGTCTACAACATGGTGGACGTGACCGGCGACTTCCAGACGGGACAGGAAGTGGAGGCGGAGCGGCAGACCGCCGTGGATCCGCCGGCCGACCTGGATCCACATCCCTTCTGTAGGAAGTTGGATCTGAACCTCTGGGCGTTAGAAGAGCGTCCGGCGAGCCAGAAGCTCGATGTGACGGCCCTGACCATCGGCGCCGGGCTCGAAGTGTTCGCCTTCGTCAGGCAGCTGTGCGGATCGGTCCGCGCGACGGTTAACGACGTCCTGGAGCACAACTTCGACGTGGATCTGCAGAGCGGAGAGACGGAGGCCTCGCAGGTGATCCAGAGGTGGTACGCCACCCAGAAGAGCCTGATGAAGCGGCTGACGGCGGCCCCCAAGGTCCGCCGCTGGTTAAACATGGTGGTCCCGCTGAACGCTCACGCACAGCTACACCCACCGCCGCCAGACGCCAACGGGCCCGAGGACGCTCTGCTACCAgaggacggagagacagagatggacgCTTTCAACGGAGACCTGGAGACgaaggagacggaggagacggaggagacggaggagacgaaggagacggaggagacggaggagacggaggagacggaggagacggaggagacggCGGTCAACAGCTATCAGATCTGTGAAGGAATTGGACTGGAGCTGGACGTCATCTCTAAACGAGGAGCCAGAACCAAACTGGCCCCGGGGGTTCTGACCCGGGGAGTCCTGTTGGAGATGCACCGCTACGTGGAGCAGAACTGTAATCGCTACGTCCCGGCTCTCTACGAGATCCTGGACTACAACTTCGACCTGAGCTCTCAGAGCCACCGCAAGGTGGAGTTCGCCTGGGCCGTGGCGGCGCAGGTCATCGCCATCGCAGGGAAGACGAGCAGGAAGGGACGCTACATGGACAGAGCGGTGGAGCTGCCcgtccaggtccaggtctccCAGTCCTCGCGGGTCAAAGAGGAGCCGGAGGACGGCTTCACGGAGCCGGACCTCGACGACCTCGACGACCTCAACGACAACAACGACGTGGTGTTCGTCCGAGAACTGAAACCCGTCGACATCGAGGTGGAGATCGACTAG